One Mercurialis annua linkage group LG3, ddMerAnnu1.2, whole genome shotgun sequence DNA window includes the following coding sequences:
- the LOC126674111 gene encoding uncharacterized protein LOC126674111, producing MVSRFQRRMALRRKLHILKNLTSSKSVKRSSIIADAILYIYKLSLKLEAIKRELSILEAIKREYLQHLPKREVKVEEAGKGFLVKVICEKGGDKLVPILEVFEKMGLIVLNARVTSCNLYFGLEAIVVAEEEQCGLDVDNVTQQIVEAIDRHVKVKGI from the exons atggtGTCAAGATTTCAAAGAAGAATGGCATTGCGTAGAAAGCTTCACATTCTAAAAAATCTTACTTCCTCTAAATct gtGAAAAGAAGCTCTATTATTGCAGATGCCATTCTTTACATTTACAAGCTCAGTCTCAAGTTGGAGGCTATTAAAAGagaactttcaattttagagGCCATCAAAAGAGAATACTTGCAGCACTTGCCCAAG AGGGAAGTGAAGGTAGAGGAAGCTGGAAAAGGTTTTTTGGTGAAGGTAATTTGCGAGAAGGGAGGAGATAAGCTGGTGCCAATATTAGAGGTTTTTGAAAAAATGGGGTTAATAGTGTTGAATGCTAGAGTGACATCATGCAACTTATATTTTGGGTTGGAAGCCATTGTTGTAGCAGAAGAAGAACAGTGTGGTTTAGATGTGGATAATGTTACTCAACAAATTGTAGAAGCCATAGATAGGCATGTAAAAGTAAAAGGAATATAG
- the LOC126671072 gene encoding probable WRKY transcription factor 65: MMNCRFMNNALITDQEDTENSTESGPESPPSSSVKMASISSPRKSKRAIQKRVISIPIKDLEGRMKGESAPPPSDSWAWRKYGQKPIKGSPYPRGYYRCSSSKGCPARKQVERSRVDPSMLVVTYSCEHNHPWPPPSKNHHHHHHNNTKHNSRTVKLETLTLSKEPVQTPEPQLEPEPEPEEKFTDLGDDSLITTDEFSWFGEMETTSSTILESPIFAEETSATREVEAAIFYPMREEDESLFADLGELPECSTVFRNHREVGPQVQIC, from the exons atgATGAATTGTAGGTTTATGAATAACGCGTTAATTACTGATCAAGAAGATACTGAGAATAGTACAGAAAGCGGGCCAGAGTCGCCTCCTTCTTCGAGCGTGAAGATGGCTTCTATTTCTTCGCCGAGGAAAAg CAAACGAGCAATACAAAAACGAGTAATTTCGATTCCTATTAAGGATTTAGAGGGTAGGATGAAGGGTGAAAGTGCTCCACCGCCGTCGGATTCTTGGGCATGGAGAAAATACGGTCAGAAACCGATCAAAGGTTCACCTTACCCcag AGGATATTACAGATGTAGCAGTTCAAAAGGTTGTCCGGCGAGAAAACAAGTAGAAAGAAGCCGCGTGGACCCTTCAATGTTGGTCGTCACTTATTCTTGTGAACATAACCACCCATGGCCGCCGCCGTCAAaaaaccaccaccaccaccaccataaTAACACCAAACACAACTCAAGAACCGTCAAACTAGAAACCCTAACTCTCTCTAAAGAGCCAGTTCAAACCCCTGAACCCCAACTCGAACCAGAACCTGAACCGGAAGAAAAGTTCACTGATCTCGGTGACGACTCACTCATAACCACCGACGAGTTCAGCTGGTTCGGAGAAATGGAGACAACTTCTTCCACCATACTCGAGAGTCCGATATTTGCGGAGGAGACGAGTGCTACTAGAGAAGTAGAGGCGGCGATATTTTATCCGATGAGAGAAGAGGACGAGTCACTGTTTGCCGATCTCGGTGAGTTGCCGGAGTGTTCCACGGTGTTTAGGAACCACCGTGAAGTGGGCCCGCAAGTCCAGATCTGCTGA